The Alkalibacter saccharofermentans DSM 14828 genome has a window encoding:
- the fmt gene encoding methionyl-tRNA formyltransferase: MNIVFMGTPEFAVSSLNKLIDSDFVISAVVTQPDRPNSRGKKVNFSPVKQTAFDNGLQVLQPEKIKDASFIEKLRSYNPDYIVVVAYGRILPKEILQIPKIACINLHASLLPKYRGAAPIHWAVIDGEKKSGATTMLMDTGMDTGDMLYKFEVEISNEMTTGELHDILARKGADLLIDTLRDYPEGIITPVKQDDEEATYTKMIDRDTGKIDWDSPSAAIHNLIRGTHPYPGAYSFLEGNRVKLSTSRLTVLASTDAVPGTIVNEGDEGIVVKTADGVLLIRELQFPGKKRMKVSDYIRGNGSLIGKRFSTLS; this comes from the coding sequence ATGAATATAGTGTTTATGGGTACTCCCGAATTTGCGGTTAGCTCTTTAAACAAACTCATCGATTCGGATTTTGTAATCAGTGCCGTTGTGACTCAACCTGACCGACCAAATTCAAGAGGTAAAAAAGTAAATTTTTCACCTGTCAAACAGACAGCTTTTGATAATGGGCTGCAGGTGCTGCAACCGGAAAAAATCAAGGATGCGTCTTTTATAGAAAAGCTTAGATCGTATAATCCCGATTACATAGTTGTAGTAGCTTATGGAAGGATCCTGCCAAAGGAGATACTTCAGATACCGAAAATTGCCTGCATTAACCTTCACGCATCGCTGCTTCCTAAATACAGGGGGGCGGCTCCGATTCATTGGGCGGTTATCGACGGTGAAAAAAAATCCGGCGCGACCACTATGTTAATGGATACGGGCATGGATACAGGAGATATGCTTTATAAATTCGAGGTAGAAATATCCAACGAGATGACTACAGGGGAGCTTCACGACATCCTTGCAAGAAAGGGAGCGGATCTTCTTATTGACACCTTAAGGGATTACCCAGAAGGAATCATAACACCTGTCAAGCAAGATGATGAAGAGGCGACTTACACAAAGATGATAGACAGAGACACGGGTAAAATCGACTGGGACAGTCCTTCTGCGGCAATACACAATTTAATAAGGGGCACGCATCCTTATCCCGGTGCATACAGCTTTTTGGAAGGAAACAGAGTCAAGCTGTCAACCTCCAGGCTCACGGTCTTGGCATCAACGGATGCCGTACCGGGGACAATAGTGAATGAGGGGGATGAAGGTATTGTCGTTAAAACGGCAGACGGGGTCTTGTTGATTAGAGAGCTGCAGTTTCCCGGCAAGAAGAGGATGAAGGTTTCGGATTATATAAGGGGAAATGGCAGTCTGATAGGCAAGCGGTTTTCAACCTTAAGTTAA
- the rlmN gene encoding 23S rRNA (adenine(2503)-C(2))-methyltransferase RlmN produces MKNLLDLTKDELRKEMESIGMKSFKGNQVFKWIYSGINTIDDMKNISNSHKDMIKNNYELKRISLVKKYEDVKDGTKKYLFSLQDNNIIETVLMKYKYGYTLCISSQAGCRMGCEFCASTIDGLERNLTVGEMTDQIMSVEQLEGVRISNIVVMGSGEPLDNFDNTVKFIKVANDPDGLNKGQRHLSISTCGLVPEIYKLADLSLQINLSVSLHAPNDDLRRQLMPIAKKYSLNELMKACRYYYEKTNRKITFEYAMISRVNDTAECARMLAGLLKDMENVMVNLIPMNEIDERDYKKSADSSVEQFSSILSKENISHTVRRKLGTEIEAACGQLRRGHKNP; encoded by the coding sequence ATGAAAAATTTATTAGATTTAACAAAAGACGAATTGAGAAAAGAGATGGAATCCATTGGCATGAAGTCCTTTAAAGGAAATCAGGTCTTCAAATGGATTTATTCAGGAATAAACACAATAGATGATATGAAGAACATATCCAACAGCCACAAAGACATGATCAAAAACAATTACGAATTGAAGCGAATAAGCTTGGTAAAAAAGTATGAAGATGTAAAGGATGGTACAAAAAAATACTTGTTTAGCCTCCAAGACAACAATATAATAGAAACGGTACTTATGAAATACAAATACGGCTATACTCTATGCATATCCTCTCAAGCTGGATGCAGAATGGGGTGCGAGTTTTGTGCTTCCACAATAGACGGGCTGGAAAGAAATCTAACGGTCGGTGAAATGACTGACCAAATAATGAGCGTGGAACAGCTTGAAGGCGTCAGAATATCAAATATAGTGGTAATGGGAAGTGGAGAGCCGTTGGACAACTTTGATAATACCGTTAAGTTTATAAAAGTTGCGAACGATCCTGACGGCCTTAATAAAGGACAGCGGCATTTAAGCATCTCAACTTGTGGCTTGGTACCTGAAATCTACAAGTTGGCAGATTTATCCCTCCAAATAAACCTGTCGGTATCCCTTCATGCACCTAATGACGATTTGCGTCGTCAACTCATGCCGATAGCCAAGAAGTATTCTCTAAACGAGCTGATGAAGGCTTGTAGGTACTATTATGAAAAAACAAATAGGAAAATAACATTTGAGTATGCTATGATAAGTAGAGTCAACGACACCGCTGAATGCGCGAGAATGCTCGCGGGACTTTTAAAAGACATGGAAAACGTCATGGTAAATTTAATACCGATGAATGAAATTGATGAAAGAGACTACAAAAAAAGCGCTGATTCTTCTGTTGAGCAGTTCAGCAGCATACTAAGCAAAGAAAATATCAGTCATACTGTAAGAAGAAAACTCGGAACTGAAATTGAAGCTGCATGCGGGCAGCTTAGACGGGGACATAAAAATCCGTAA
- the def gene encoding peptide deformylase, giving the protein MALRTIREDGDPVLRKKARRINEITDRIITLRDDMIETMYEADGVGLAANQVGILRRIVVIDIGDGPITMINPEIFDEEGCQRAAEGCLSLPGVSGQVERPETLKVKFTDIDGTEKSLTAEGMLARAICHEVDHLDGILFTDRADEETLKEDTDS; this is encoded by the coding sequence ATGGCTTTAAGAACCATTAGAGAAGATGGTGATCCGGTTTTGAGAAAAAAGGCAAGAAGAATAAATGAAATAACTGATAGAATAATCACCTTGAGAGATGATATGATAGAGACTATGTACGAAGCAGACGGCGTAGGACTGGCGGCAAACCAAGTAGGGATCCTCAGAAGGATCGTAGTCATTGACATAGGCGATGGTCCAATAACTATGATAAACCCTGAAATATTTGACGAAGAGGGATGTCAAAGAGCCGCAGAAGGCTGCTTGAGCTTGCCGGGAGTGTCCGGGCAGGTGGAAAGACCGGAAACCCTCAAGGTGAAATTTACCGATATCGACGGTACAGAGAAATCGCTGACGGCGGAGGGCATGCTTGCAAGGGCTATTTGTCACGAAGTTGATCACCTTGATGGAATTTTGTTTACAGACAGAGCCGATGAGGAGACTTTAAAGGAGGATACTGATTCATGA
- the rpoZ gene encoding DNA-directed RNA polymerase subunit omega, translated as MRYPALNDLIERTNNKYSLVIIAAKRARNIVEKDLFIEGQIRNPVTLATREIAEDRLKFHYK; from the coding sequence ATGAGATATCCAGCATTAAATGATTTAATCGAACGAACTAACAATAAATATTCATTGGTTATAATCGCAGCAAAAAGGGCAAGAAACATTGTGGAAAAGGACTTGTTCATTGAAGGACAAATCAGGAATCCGGTCACTTTGGCCACTAGGGAAATAGCTGAAGACAGGTTGAAATTTCATTATAAGTAG
- the rsmB gene encoding 16S rRNA (cytosine(967)-C(5))-methyltransferase RsmB, with amino-acid sequence MNNNDKIKNPREVAINVLHEVEYKDAYTNLALKKWLSKAALSNNDVALATSLVYGTEKNKLHIDSIISSLSKTPLKKISPWILIVLRVGIYQMYFLDKVPTFAAVNEGVKLGKRYESAKAGGFVNGVLRSAERNMESIKAKENPDYVKLSVPNWLLKLMTKYYGYDFAMDFFKASLGVSPLTIRVNTLKVDADELIGILKNEGVAAEKSNFSPECLVTKGLTNIGGLKSHDQGLYFVQDEGAMLSVEALEVKLGNSVLDMCAAPGGKTTHIAQKLENAGSVTARDIHSHKMLLIEKNIHRLGLDNVKSEIKDGLNLDESDLGKYDRVLLDAPCSGLGIIRRKPDIKYKLSPQKIHEIVQIQKRLILNAFDSLSPGGYLVYTTCTVNPRENEEVVDYLLKNRERAFVDDKLPEDIFRDIIDEAGYVKLYPNVHGTDGFFIVRIGIEN; translated from the coding sequence ATGAATAATAATGATAAAATTAAAAATCCCAGGGAAGTAGCCATAAACGTATTGCATGAGGTTGAATACAAAGATGCGTATACAAACTTGGCATTAAAGAAGTGGTTGTCAAAAGCGGCTTTGTCTAATAACGACGTTGCTTTGGCAACTTCTCTTGTTTATGGAACTGAAAAAAACAAACTGCACATAGATTCAATAATATCCTCTTTAAGCAAAACCCCCTTGAAAAAAATATCGCCATGGATATTAATAGTTCTAAGGGTAGGGATTTACCAGATGTACTTTCTTGACAAGGTACCCACATTTGCAGCGGTAAATGAAGGGGTTAAGCTTGGTAAAAGGTACGAAAGTGCCAAAGCAGGTGGATTTGTGAACGGAGTTTTAAGAAGTGCAGAGAGGAATATGGAGAGCATTAAAGCCAAGGAAAATCCGGATTACGTAAAACTATCGGTTCCGAATTGGCTTTTAAAGCTGATGACCAAATATTACGGTTACGATTTTGCCATGGATTTCTTTAAGGCATCACTTGGGGTTTCTCCTCTGACCATACGTGTAAACACTTTGAAGGTGGATGCAGATGAATTAATCGGGATTTTAAAAAATGAAGGTGTTGCGGCTGAAAAAAGCAATTTTTCACCAGAATGCCTTGTTACAAAGGGGCTTACCAATATCGGGGGTCTAAAAAGCCATGATCAGGGTCTGTATTTCGTACAGGATGAAGGGGCCATGTTAAGTGTTGAGGCATTGGAGGTAAAACTCGGGAACTCAGTTTTAGACATGTGCGCAGCCCCGGGAGGCAAGACGACCCACATAGCTCAAAAGCTTGAAAATGCCGGCAGCGTCACAGCTAGGGATATACACAGCCACAAGATGCTTCTGATAGAAAAAAACATCCACAGGCTCGGTTTGGACAATGTAAAAAGCGAGATAAAAGATGGATTGAATCTGGATGAATCTGATTTAGGAAAGTATGACAGGGTTTTACTTGATGCTCCATGTTCGGGACTTGGCATAATAAGACGAAAGCCTGATATAAAATACAAGCTCAGCCCCCAAAAGATTCATGAAATCGTGCAGATACAAAAGCGTCTGATTTTAAATGCTTTCGATTCTTTGTCACCAGGTGGATATCTTGTTTATACTACTTGCACCGTGAATCCAAGGGAAAACGAAGAGGTCGTGGATTATCTGCTTAAGAACAGGGAACGCGCTTTTGTAGACGACAAATTGCCTGAAGACATCTTTAGGGATATAATAGACGAAGCTGGATATGTAAAACTTTATCCAAATGTCCATGGAACGGACGGCTTTTTCATCGTCAGGATAGGTATTGAAAATTAA
- a CDS encoding zinc metallopeptidase yields MYFPFLFEPTMLILIPGIIIAAYAQNKVSGTYNRYLRVPSTRGLTGAQTARNMLDANGLYNVNIELVGGKLSDHYDPRKRVLRLSNEVYNGRSVAAVGIAAHEVGHAIQHQEAYAPLKFRNAIFPVVSFASSIAWFLFFIGFLFQAMQLMNIGIIFFAGSVVFNMVTLPVEFNASKRAIAQLSANGLVIREESVGVKKVLDAAALTYVAALLVSLLQLVRLVVLRGSRD; encoded by the coding sequence ATGTATTTTCCATTTTTATTTGAGCCTACAATGTTGATATTGATTCCCGGAATCATAATTGCCGCTTATGCCCAAAACAAGGTAAGCGGAACATACAATAGATATTTACGAGTGCCGAGCACAAGGGGGCTTACCGGAGCTCAAACAGCGCGAAACATGTTGGATGCCAACGGACTTTACAACGTCAATATAGAATTGGTGGGTGGAAAGCTATCCGACCATTATGACCCGCGAAAAAGAGTTTTGCGTCTGTCAAATGAAGTGTATAACGGAAGAAGCGTAGCTGCTGTGGGCATCGCCGCTCATGAAGTGGGTCATGCCATACAGCATCAAGAGGCGTATGCGCCACTTAAATTCAGAAATGCGATATTTCCTGTCGTCAGTTTCGCATCTAGCATAGCCTGGTTTTTGTTTTTCATAGGATTTTTATTCCAAGCTATGCAGCTTATGAACATAGGAATAATCTTCTTTGCCGGATCCGTCGTATTCAACATGGTGACTTTGCCGGTTGAATTCAATGCCAGCAAGAGAGCCATAGCCCAGTTGTCTGCTAACGGACTTGTCATCAGAGAAGAATCGGTGGGGGTCAAGAAAGTTCTTGATGCGGCTGCCTTGACTTATGTAGCAGCGCTGCTGGTATCATTGCTGCAGCTGGTAAGACTTGTGGTTTTGAGAGGTTCAAGAGACTGA
- the gmk gene encoding guanylate kinase has protein sequence MTRSFYEREKGLLIVISGPSGAGKGTICKELLKRQKNLEISVSATTRDPRNGEIEGKNYCFINKESFLDMIGNNEFLEYAKVYDNYYGTPKKRVLEKMEQGIDVILEIDIQGASQVRANYPEGIYIFIVPPSLKELKKRITDRGTENQDQLDKRMNCAYEEIRNATKYSYIVINDTVSVAANQVSAIITAEKCRSERLESKIEEILGR, from the coding sequence ATGACTAGAAGTTTTTATGAGAGAGAGAAAGGGTTGTTGATCGTTATCTCCGGTCCTTCCGGGGCAGGAAAGGGAACGATCTGCAAGGAGCTGCTGAAACGACAGAAAAATTTAGAGATATCAGTTTCCGCTACTACTAGAGATCCGCGAAATGGGGAAATAGAGGGCAAGAACTATTGCTTTATAAACAAGGAAAGTTTCCTTGACATGATAGGCAATAATGAGTTTTTGGAGTATGCAAAAGTATACGACAATTATTATGGGACGCCAAAGAAGCGAGTCTTGGAAAAGATGGAGCAGGGAATTGATGTCATTTTGGAAATCGATATTCAAGGTGCGAGCCAGGTCAGGGCAAATTATCCGGAAGGGATATATATATTTATAGTACCACCTTCTTTAAAAGAGCTAAAAAAACGCATTACTGATAGAGGAACTGAAAATCAAGATCAGTTGGATAAAAGGATGAATTGTGCCTACGAAGAAATCAGGAATGCCACAAAGTACAGTTATATAGTCATTAATGATACAGTTTCAGTTGCTGCAAACCAGGTTTCTGCTATCATTACCGCTGAAAAATGTAGATCTGAAAGACTGGAAAGTAAAATAGAAGAAATTTTAGGGAGGTAA
- the priA gene encoding replication restart helicase PriA, translating into MKIAKVYINQTNFSMDRPFDYLIDREMESLIAVGQRVMVPFGYGNKPLDGVVVDIIDFNAGESNGYKLKKVLGVVENYPVMSCEQLKACEWLQSNYHAFFMDNVNAYFPGTLNIKTKKDSDLKTRFYLDFKIKETIQYSLACEYRDLSLDQVLELTPKNAIKQAEILKYLYTGPKTREELKEVIINPNQAIKSLLTKGILLEAANKESYVHPKKLIKKPDLTPDQKNILSEFSNSVDRVSLLHGVTGSGKTEIYLNMMEEALEQGGTCLYLVPEISLTPQTINRITERFDQKAAVIHSRISDKDKVRQYLEIDKKEIKIIIGARSAVFSPFRDLGLIIIDEEHENTYKSQNRPRYDTIPLACKLAEFFNAKVVLGSATPSMVSYYKASIGAYRLLELPNRINCMEMPRTEIVDMREEIKDGNRSFLSKALYSRIKDRLDKGEQTILFLNKRGYYSFVFCRSCGYVIKCKKCDVAMTYHGKTNKMICHYCNHTRSVEDTCPECKSNKIKYSGSGTERVQALLEKYFPAARVLRMDTDTMKKKDSVQKTLELFADKKADILLGTQMVTKGFDFENVTLVGVLLADLTLNFPDYRSSERTFQLLTQVAGRAGRGTKRGEVVIQTYDPGNYVINHAKCHDYKGFYDKEISFRKTHEYPPFSRLFYVGFAGDDMKSVKKDCESYHRQIKVELEKRNQNILIKDVYPPSPSGIIRINNRYRYYILIKTSRIKEFNDIIRAVNFSDETKKIKSTMIVDVNPNAVF; encoded by the coding sequence ATGAAAATAGCCAAAGTTTATATAAATCAAACTAATTTTAGCATGGACAGGCCTTTTGACTATCTGATTGACAGAGAGATGGAATCTTTGATTGCTGTGGGTCAAAGGGTCATGGTACCCTTTGGATACGGAAACAAGCCTCTAGACGGGGTGGTGGTGGACATTATTGATTTTAATGCTGGTGAAAGCAATGGTTACAAGCTTAAAAAGGTTCTGGGAGTCGTTGAAAATTATCCAGTCATGAGCTGTGAGCAGTTAAAAGCCTGTGAGTGGCTGCAAAGCAATTATCATGCTTTTTTTATGGATAATGTCAATGCATATTTTCCGGGGACGCTAAACATAAAGACAAAAAAAGATTCAGATCTTAAGACCCGGTTTTATTTGGATTTTAAGATTAAAGAAACTATTCAGTATAGTTTAGCTTGCGAGTACAGAGACTTAAGCCTAGACCAGGTGTTGGAACTGACGCCTAAAAATGCAATCAAACAGGCTGAGATTCTAAAATATCTCTACACTGGTCCAAAGACGAGGGAAGAGTTAAAAGAGGTGATCATAAACCCAAATCAGGCGATTAAATCTCTATTGACGAAAGGCATCCTTTTGGAAGCAGCAAATAAGGAATCATATGTACATCCGAAAAAACTTATTAAAAAGCCAGATCTTACACCGGATCAAAAAAATATTTTATCCGAATTTTCGAATTCTGTTGACAGGGTCAGCCTATTGCATGGAGTGACTGGAAGCGGGAAAACAGAAATTTACTTAAATATGATGGAAGAAGCCCTTGAACAGGGCGGAACCTGCCTTTATTTAGTGCCAGAAATTTCATTGACTCCTCAAACGATTAACAGGATAACGGAAAGGTTCGATCAAAAAGCTGCTGTAATCCACAGTAGGATAAGCGATAAGGACAAAGTCAGGCAGTATTTGGAAATAGATAAAAAAGAAATCAAGATAATTATAGGTGCCAGATCTGCTGTTTTTTCTCCATTTAGAGATCTGGGCCTGATAATAATAGATGAAGAGCATGAAAATACATACAAATCTCAAAACAGGCCCAGATATGATACGATTCCTCTGGCATGCAAGCTTGCTGAGTTTTTCAACGCCAAAGTCGTTTTAGGAAGTGCCACTCCATCAATGGTGTCATACTACAAGGCATCAATAGGAGCTTACAGGCTTTTAGAGCTTCCCAACAGGATAAACTGCATGGAGATGCCTCGAACAGAAATCGTGGACATGAGAGAAGAAATAAAGGATGGGAACAGGTCCTTTTTAAGCAAGGCATTGTACAGCAGAATCAAGGATAGGCTGGATAAAGGTGAGCAAACCATTTTGTTCCTAAACAAAAGGGGATACTACAGTTTTGTATTCTGCAGGTCATGTGGATATGTGATCAAATGCAAAAAATGCGATGTCGCAATGACATATCATGGAAAGACCAATAAAATGATTTGCCACTATTGCAATCATACCAGGTCTGTTGAAGATACCTGCCCTGAATGCAAGAGCAACAAGATCAAATATTCAGGCAGCGGAACGGAGAGAGTTCAGGCACTGCTCGAGAAGTACTTTCCGGCTGCAAGGGTCTTGAGAATGGATACAGACACCATGAAAAAGAAGGATTCTGTACAAAAAACTTTAGAGCTGTTTGCGGATAAAAAGGCAGATATACTTCTCGGCACTCAAATGGTCACCAAGGGATTTGATTTTGAAAACGTCACGTTGGTAGGCGTTCTTCTCGCTGATCTTACACTAAATTTTCCCGATTACAGATCATCGGAAAGAACTTTTCAGCTCTTGACTCAAGTTGCAGGAAGAGCAGGAAGAGGCACTAAGCGGGGGGAAGTGGTTATACAGACTTACGATCCTGGCAATTATGTAATAAACCATGCAAAGTGCCACGACTACAAGGGCTTTTACGATAAAGAGATCTCTTTCCGGAAAACTCACGAATACCCGCCTTTCTCAAGACTTTTTTACGTTGGCTTCGCGGGTGATGACATGAAAAGCGTAAAAAAAGATTGCGAATCATATCACAGACAGATTAAGGTGGAGCTAGAAAAAAGAAATCAAAATATCTTGATAAAAGACGTTTATCCTCCCAGCCCATCAGGAATAATTAGAATAAACAACAGATATAGGTACTATATCTTAATTAAGACAAGCAGAATTAAAGAATTTAATGATATAATCAGAGCAGTGAATTTTTCAGATGAAACAAAAAAAATAAAATCGACAATGATCGTGGATGTAAATCCAAATGCAGTGTTTTAA
- a CDS encoding Stp1/IreP family PP2C-type Ser/Thr phosphatase, with the protein METGHGSHIGRLRRINQDSYTLGKTKDGAAYFAVADGLGGHKGGEIASRMLIDELDEFLTGFDASKSVAEGKIQETLKDRIKILNSHIMRKGRDDESLTGMGSTLTFCLLSGGEAHVFHVGDSRLYRIGNNIIEKVTKDHSYVEELIDSGEITRDEAEHHPNKNLLTRAVGTDESLKVDYVKFQLRKEDIVLICSDGLTNYASEEEIKHIVLNNTSSQAVSKMIQTANDNGGGDNITAIVFKPEVY; encoded by the coding sequence ATGGAAACAGGTCATGGGAGTCATATAGGCAGGCTAAGAAGAATAAATCAGGATTCCTACACGCTAGGGAAAACAAAGGATGGTGCCGCGTACTTTGCGGTTGCAGACGGTCTTGGTGGTCACAAAGGCGGCGAGATAGCAAGCAGGATGCTAATCGATGAGTTGGATGAGTTCTTAACAGGCTTTGATGCCTCGAAGTCAGTTGCTGAGGGTAAAATCCAAGAAACATTAAAAGATAGGATTAAAATCTTAAACAGCCATATAATGAGAAAAGGCCGTGATGACGAAAGCTTGACCGGCATGGGATCAACTCTGACATTTTGCTTATTGTCCGGGGGTGAAGCCCACGTATTCCATGTGGGTGACAGCAGGCTATACAGGATAGGTAATAATATTATCGAGAAAGTCACTAAAGATCATTCATATGTGGAGGAACTTATTGATTCGGGGGAAATTACCAGGGACGAGGCAGAGCATCATCCCAATAAAAACCTATTGACAAGGGCAGTAGGCACCGATGAGAGTTTAAAGGTAGATTATGTCAAATTTCAATTAAGAAAAGAAGACATAGTTCTTATATGCAGCGATGGACTCACAAATTACGCCTCTGAAGAGGAAATAAAACATATAGTATTAAACAACACTAGCAGTCAAGCAGTTTCAAAAATGATTCAAACCGCCAACGATAATGGCGGAGGAGACAATATAACTGCGATTGTATTTAAACCGGAGGTGTATTGA